In the genome of Syntrophorhabdales bacterium, the window GCCATGGGGACATCCCGATGAGTGTCAAGGCCATGAAAAGGGGCGCTGTCGATTTTCTCCCCAAGCCCTTTGACGAGCAGGAACTCGTAAACGCGATAGATAAGGCTATCGAAAGAGACAGGACGGCCAGAGTCAGCCGTTCCGAAACTCGACACGTACTGGAGCAGATTGCACAACTGACTCCGAGGGAGCACGAGGTCCTTCAATTTCTGATTACAGGCATGCTGAACAAGCAGATAGCCTTTAAGCTGGGCATTGCAGAAAAGACGATCAAGATACATCGCGCCCGCGTGCTTGAGAAGTTAGGCGCACGTTCGGTCGCTGAGCTGGTCCGCATTGCGGAAAAAGCAGGTATCCCAACTGCG includes:
- a CDS encoding response regulator transcription factor, yielding MSAKEKATIFIVDDDASVRKSLSRLLDSLEFRTEAFASAEAFLKRGPYEGAGCIILDVRMPGLSGMDLQEELNKAEYAMPIIFITGHGDIPMSVKAMKRGAVDFLPKPFDEQELVNAIDKAIERDRTARVSRSETRHVLEQIAQLTPREHEVLQFLITGMLNKQIAFKLGIAEKTIKIHRARVLEKLGARSVAELVRIAEKAGIPTAK